One Salvia miltiorrhiza cultivar Shanhuang (shh) chromosome 6, IMPLAD_Smil_shh, whole genome shotgun sequence genomic window, CTGATTCTCGACGATCCCCTTCTCCAGATCGTTGGGAAACTCGGTGTAGGAATTGACTGCCTCTTCCTCGAGGTATCCGACGATGCGGTGGGCAAGCTTGGGCGACAGCAGGTAGGCGGCGAAATAGGCGTTGAAGAAGACGCCCTGCATCGCGATAACTGGGGCACGCTCCGTCCATTTCGGCTGCGACAGTTCCAGGAAGGTCATCAGATGCATCCGCTAGTTCTCCGCTTCTTCCAGCAGCGCCTTGATCCATCTGCCGCTCTACTCGAACCGCCGCAGCTATTTTAGGTGGAGTATCAGACCGGAGGCGCGGTGGACCCGGGAGAGGCGGACAGAAGCGCTGCGGTttgggagagagaaagagagttagGGTTTGGTTGGGTGAGAAACTAGACACTGATTCAGGGGCGGACGGAGACGCAGCAGACCAGGGTCGCGGGGGATTGGGGGGAGCTGGACGGAGGCGCGACAGACCAGGGGGATGGCGCAGCGGACTGGGGGAAGGGGTTTGGAGGGAATTAGATTAGGTTAAAAAAGaaatttcatttaaaatttttacaataacaaaaaaaaaat contains:
- the LOC130987442 gene encoding ubiquinol oxidase 3, mitochondrial-like, with the translated sequence MHLMTFLELSQPKWTERAPVIAMQGVFFNAYFAAYLLSPKLAHRIVGYLEEEAVNSYTEFPNDLEKGIVENQPASAIAIDYWRLPPNPTSLRDRNITP